The following coding sequences lie in one Apium graveolens cultivar Ventura chromosome 1, ASM990537v1, whole genome shotgun sequence genomic window:
- the LOC141708652 gene encoding AT-hook motif nuclear-localized protein 23-like, giving the protein MDNSRRSIPEEEPTPDKHRNAVTRAVSPASFNVPFIFQIPNGFDVISCVTQLAQCYQRPVTVLSGNGLIADVGFTFPQVPSEPRVIYGIYHMLSFAGTYNCVNVLPGDTVSCFTVSLIDVDNGILAGGIVASTMRAVSPVMLVVFFTHDLS; this is encoded by the coding sequence ATGGATAATTCAAGAAGGTCAATCCCTGAAGAAGAGCCTACACCAGACAAACATCGCAATGCCGTAACAAGGGCCGTTTCACCCGCCTCGTTTAATGTCCCATTCATTTTCCAAATCCCAAATGGATTTGATGTGATAAGTTGTGTCACACAACTTGCACAATGTTACCAACGTCCTGTAACTGTGCTTTCTGGAAATGGACTCATTGCTGACGTTGGTTTTACGTTTCCCCAAGTACCAAGTGAGCCACGAGTTATTTATGGAATTTACCATATGCTTTCATTTGCGGGGACTTATAATTGTGTTAATGTACTCCCTGGTGACACTGTAAGTTGTTTTACTGTTTCGCTTATAGATGTTGATAATGGAATTCTAGCGGGAGGAATAGTTGCATCTACAATGAGAGCAGTCAGCCCGGTGATGCTCGTTGTTTTCTTTACCCATGACTTATCTTAG